The genomic interval CGGCCCGGAATGGAGCCGACACTCATTAAATTTGATTGATGTTGATCCGCGTGATTTATGGGAAACATATTTGCCGGCATTTAAAGCATTGGTTCAAAAGGCTGATGTTCGAGAAGTAATGTGCGCGTATCAGCGACTCGACGACGAACCTTGCTGCGGAAATACAAGGTTACTTCAGAATATCCTGCGCGATGAATGGGGTTTTAAATATTTGGTAGTTTCCGACTGCGGCGCCATTGATGATTTTTATAACAGCCACAAAGTATCCTCCACACCAACTCATGCCGCTTCAAAAGGTGTTTTGGCTGGTACCGACATCGAATGTCAATGGAATAAACATAATTATAAAAAATTACCGGAGGCTGTTGAAAAAGGTCTTTTGAGTGAAGAAGATATAAACGAAAGATTGATTCGCGTGTTGATCGGACGTTTTGATTTGGGAGAAATGGATGATGATGAAATTGTGCCATGGACCAAGATTCCTGCCTCAATAATAAATAATGATGAACATAAAAACTTAGCATTGGAAATGGCGCGCGAAACTATGACTTTGCTTCAAAACAGAAACAATATACTTCCGTTAAAAAAATCAATTGAAAAAGTAGCCGTCATTGGACCTAATGCGGACAACGTACCGATGCTGTGGGGAAACTACAACGGCATTCCAATTAAAACTATTACAATACTTGATGGTATTAAATCAAAAATTACAGATGGAAAAATAATTTATGATAAAGGATGCGATCTGGTTGAAGATAAAGTAACTCAAAGTTATTTCTCGCAATGTTTCATAAACGGCAAACAGGGATTTAGCGCGACATTCTGGAATAATCAAAACCGCGAAGGCGCAAGTGCGGCGGTTCAGCAGTTCAGCAATCCAATAAAATTAACAACAGCCGGGCAGCACGAGTTTGCATCGGGAGTTAAACTTGAAGGATTTACAGGAGTTTTCGAAACAGAATTTATTCCTAAAATCAGCGAAGAAATTGTTTTTAAATACGGAGCCGTCGGGCATTTCGAATTATACATCAATGAAGAGAAACTAACACAATTTGATAATTGGAAAATCTTACCGACCAAGTTTCATTATAAAGTCGAAGCGGGGAAAAAATATAAAATTGAATTAAGATTCGGACAATTGTATAATTGGCAGGCAAACCTTGAATTCGACTTCGGCAAAGAAGTTGACGTTGACTATACCGACTTAATAAAAAAATTGAAAGGAGTTGAAACTATAGTTTTTGTGGGCGGACTTTCATCATTACTTGAAGGTGAAGAAATGCCCGTTTCATATCCAGGATTTAAAGGCGGAGACCGCACTAATATTGAACTTCCGTCTGTTCAGCGAAATTGCCTTAAGGCTCTGAAAGAAGCCGGTAAAAAAATAATATATGTTAATTGCTCCGGATCAGCAATTGCACTTACACCCGAAACCGAAACATGCGACGCAATTCTACAAGCTTGGTATGGCGGCGAAATCGGCGGGCAAGCAGTAGCTGATGTGTTATTCGGTGATTCAAATCCTTCGGGAAAACTTCCAGTTACATTCTACAAAAATTCTGAGCAACTACCGGATTTTGAAAATTACTCAATGCAGAATAGAACTTACAGATATATGGATAATGCATTATTCCCATTTGGTTTTGGCTTAAGCTATACAACATTTTCAATTGGTGAAGCGGAATTTAACAAAACGTCAATAAAAAATAATGAATCGATAAAAATAAATGTTCCTGTCGCCAATATTGGAAAGCGAGACGGAACTGAAATTATTCAAGTATATGTTAAAAAGGTAAACGATGCGGATGGACCGATAAAAACTCTTAAAGGATTTAAAAGGGTGAAAATATCTTTAGGTGAAAAAGTAAACGTTGAAATTGAATTACCTTCCGACTCTTTTGAGTTTTATGATAGAATGGATGACAAAATGAAAATTGCATCCGGCAACTATGAGATATTTTACGGTAATAGTTCGGATGCAAAGAATTTAAAAAGCAAAATTGTTTCAGTTCAATAATTTCTATTGAATATGAAAATGATTTATAAACTGAATACTTGCAATAGGTGAAAGATGAAAAAAATAATTTTAATCGTTATTT from Ignavibacteriota bacterium carries:
- a CDS encoding glycoside hydrolase family 3 C-terminal domain-containing protein — encoded protein: MKKLIFTILFVSISFNIYGQLLPYRNPNLSSEERAKDLISRLTLEEKAALMCDISDAIPRLGIKKFNWWSEALHGLANNDSVTVFPQPIGMAASFDDELVYKIFDAVSDETRAKYNISQKRGQENKRFLSLSVWTPNINIFRDPRWGRGQETYGEDPYLMSRMGISVVKGLQGPEDAKYKKLLACAKHYAVHSGPEWSRHSLNLIDVDPRDLWETYLPAFKALVQKADVREVMCAYQRLDDEPCCGNTRLLQNILRDEWGFKYLVVSDCGAIDDFYNSHKVSSTPTHAASKGVLAGTDIECQWNKHNYKKLPEAVEKGLLSEEDINERLIRVLIGRFDLGEMDDDEIVPWTKIPASIINNDEHKNLALEMARETMTLLQNRNNILPLKKSIEKVAVIGPNADNVPMLWGNYNGIPIKTITILDGIKSKITDGKIIYDKGCDLVEDKVTQSYFSQCFINGKQGFSATFWNNQNREGASAAVQQFSNPIKLTTAGQHEFASGVKLEGFTGVFETEFIPKISEEIVFKYGAVGHFELYINEEKLTQFDNWKILPTKFHYKVEAGKKYKIELRFGQLYNWQANLEFDFGKEVDVDYTDLIKKLKGVETIVFVGGLSSLLEGEEMPVSYPGFKGGDRTNIELPSVQRNCLKALKEAGKKIIYVNCSGSAIALTPETETCDAILQAWYGGEIGGQAVADVLFGDSNPSGKLPVTFYKNSEQLPDFENYSMQNRTYRYMDNALFPFGFGLSYTTFSIGEAEFNKTSIKNNESIKINVPVANIGKRDGTEIIQVYVKKVNDADGPIKTLKGFKRVKISLGEKVNVEIELPSDSFEFYDRMDDKMKIASGNYEIFYGNSSDAKNLKSKIVSVQ